One Malania oleifera isolate guangnan ecotype guangnan chromosome 10, ASM2987363v1, whole genome shotgun sequence genomic region harbors:
- the LOC131167024 gene encoding proliferating cell nuclear antigen-like yields MLELRLVQGSLLKKVLEAMKDLVNDANFDCSATGFSLQAMDSSHVALVALLLRSEGFDHYRCDRNISMGMNLNNMSKALKCAGNEDIITIKADDGSDTVTFMFESPSQDKISDFEMKLMDIDSEHLGIPEAEYDAIVRMPSSEFARICKDLSSIGDTVLICVSKEGVKFSTRGDIGAANIVCRQNTTVDKPEEATVIQMEQSVAQPFALRYMNSFTKATPLASQVTISMSSDLPLVIEYKVAEMGHIRYYLAPKIEDDEGAESHLETRPQAESKPEKEVRPKVETKPEVESKPQAEGEAPLETKLHVDAVDSKPQVDDIKAGVEVMDVE; encoded by the exons atgtTGGAGCTTAGGCTGGTGCAGGGTAGTCTCTTGAAAAAGGTTCTAGAAGCAATGAAGGACCTGGTCAACGACGCCAACTTCGACTGCTCGGCGACGGGATTCTCCCTCCAAGCCATGGATTCCAGCCACGTGGCACTGGTGGCTCTCCTCCTCCGGTCTGAGGGCTTTGATCACTATCGCTGTGACCGCAACATCTCCATGGGCATGAACCTCAACAACATGTCCAAGGCCCTAAAATGCGCCGGCAATGAAGATATCATAACCATCAAGGCAGATGACGGCAGCGACACCGTCACCTTCATGTTCGAAAGCCCCA GTCAGGACAAGATTTCAGACTTTGAGATGAAATTGATGGACATAGACAGCGAGCATCTCGGGATTCCAGAGGCAGAGTACGACGCCATTGTTAGGATGCCATCCTCTGAATTTGCAAGGATATGCAAGGATCTCAGCAGCATTGGCGATACTG TTCTCATCTGTGTGTCAAAAGAAGGGGTGAAGTTCTCCACCAGAGGTGATATCGGGGCTGCGAATATCGTTTGCAGGCAGAACACTACTGTTGACAAG CCAGAAGAAGCAACCGTTATACAAATGGAGCAGTCAGTTGCACAGCCCTTTGCCCTGAGGTACATGAACTCTTTCACGAAGGCGACCCCATTGGCGAGCCAAGTGACGATCAGCATGTCTTCAGATCTGCCCCTGGTGATCGAGTACAAAGTCGCAGAAATGGGTCACATTAGGTACTACTTGGCTCCCAAAATAGAAGATGATGAAGGGGCAGAGTCTCACTTGGAGACCAGGCCTCAAGCAGAAAGCAAGCCTGAGAAGGAGGTGAGGCCTAAAGTGGAGACCAAGCCTGAGGTTGAATCAAAGCCTCAAGCAGAAGGTGAAGCTCCTCTTGAAACAAAGCTTCACGTAGATGCTGTAGATTCCAAGCCTCAGGTCGATGATATTAAAGCTGGAGTTGAAGTTATGGATGTTGAGTAG
- the LOC131167025 gene encoding probable sugar phosphate/phosphate translocator At3g11320: MKGSSRLFTIGLVTSWYSSNIGVLLLNKYLLSNYGFKYPIFLTMCHMTACSLLSYVAIAWMKMVPMQTIRSRIQFLKISALSLVFCGSVVSGNVSLRYLPVSFNQAIGATTPFFTAVFAYLMTMKREAWLTYVTLIPVVTGVVIASGGEPSFHLFGFIMCIGATAARALKSVLQGILLSSEGEKLNSMNLLLYMAPIAVVFLLPATLFMEENVVGITLALARDDFRIIWYLLFNSALAYFVNLTNFLVTKHTSALTLQVLGNAKGAVAVVVSILIFRNPVSVTGMLGYTLTVVGVILYSEAKKRSK, encoded by the exons ATGAAGGGCTCCAGCCGCCTTTTCACGATCGGGCTCGTCACCTCCTGGTACTCCTCCAACATTGGAGTTTTACTGCTCAACAAGTACTTGCTCAGCAACTACGGCTTCAAGTACCCGATCTTCCTCACCATGTGCCACATGACGGCCTGCTCCCTGCTCAGCTACGTCGCCATCGCGTGGATGAAGATGGTCCCTATGCAAACCATCCGATCTCGAATTCAATTCTTGAAGATCTCCGCCCTTAGTCTCGTTTTCTGCGGTTCCGTCGTCAGCGGCAACGTCTCCCTCCGGTACCTCCCGGTTTCCTTCAACCAGGCTATCGGCGCCACCACGCCCTTCTTCACCGCGGTGTTCGCGTATCTTATGACGATGAAGAGGGAGGCCTGGCTCACCTACGTCACTCTCATCCCGGTCGTCACCGGCGTCGTCATCGCCAGCGGG GGTGAACCGAGCTTCCATCTATTTGGGTTTATAATGTGCATTGGTGCTACTGCTGCAAGGGCCCTCAAGTCAGTGCTTCAAGGGATTTTGCTTTCTTCGGAAGG GGAGAAGCTGAATTCTATGAATCTCCTCTTGTACATGGCTCCTATAGCTGTTGTATTTTTGCTTCCTGCAACACTTTTCATGGAAGAAAATGTGGTGGGTATCACACTAGCACTTGCAAGAGATGATTTCAGGATCATCTGGTATCTGCTATTTAATTCTGCGCTAGCTTATTTTGTAAATTTGACCAATTTTCTGGTCACAAAACATACCAGCGCCCTGACTCTTCAG GTACTGGGAAATGCAAAAGGGGCAGTGGCTGTGGTTGTCTCAATATTGATATTTAGGAATCCTGTGTCAGTTACTGGCATGCTAGGTTACACGCTCACTGTCGTTGGAGTTATCCTCTATAGTGAAGCCAAGAAGCGTAGCAAATGA